One window of Magallana gigas chromosome 2, xbMagGiga1.1, whole genome shotgun sequence genomic DNA carries:
- the LOC105335866 gene encoding kelch-like protein 3: MKDPVIVTTEVLPKREPIVVNRDVWYSFMSKEDADPQACWLERKRQERMKAEKAALGASTSRVYTSTTSSSGSVVLDSMKFRNIQQKVDRNQNQTPSPPSSVSPPSSVSPPSSVSSTASDDEVPRNLKAASDDEVPRNLRKSSPKAENETNGAPLSGHIQASNTKHYANIGQYLNEIYNREQICDISFKLGSIIYPVHKVVLASQSPLFEKMFDSKDFTQPPIRPRQIKVTGVSESSLKAFLNGIYSGNINHMKPDCLHEVLDLSRMFEVQQITQMCLQKISSLGHHDMLKLLQKMRSRKDVQLCDFLMDVIAKNFIEIRNSSSFYDLDVDTVCMILSNDRLNVSSEMDIFESAVSWLHHLGDRMKNLQKVMDTVRFSHLSSQQLMECFIKCPALKQSPHCVGLITMANWVQTSISLNQQDPLNLEIQEPRSLANSGGSVEQYLKTHCSSEFKEPDVTYDIVLMTEDAIEDFNRHACSRSQSWSTISAPCIKQYKESKWSMMNDKEKENDFKVLAWLAGKPASGFNNHPNPTGLQSMDCMMGRKPKQKHVSIVEGKSNDKHVKKKRSKRDRMQDQLPLSDGGREDSRKEMVWGGDQWYMVGGARYKDSECPSPTNKVLVYSHETKEWRPVAPLNVARMEHSLCEVDGYIFAIGGIGEGNRLLSSVECYNPRTNCWFYVKALPEPRAAAATSAEGGNVCLQGGYSQMNHGQPSSFYYENKVKLFYNMETNKWLRKY, translated from the exons ATGAAGGACCCTGTGATTGTGACAACCGAAGTCCTGCCCAAGCGTGAACCGATTGTAGTAAATCGGGACGTTTGGTACAGCTTCATGAGCAAAGAGGATGCCGACCCTCAGGCCTGCTGGCTTGAGAGGAAGCGGCAAGAGAGGATGAAA GCTGAAAAAGCTGCCTTGGGAGCTTCTACATCTAGAGTTTATACATCTACAACTTCCTCCTCTGGGTCTGTGGTTTTGGACTCCATGAAATTCAGAAATATTCAGCAGAAAG TGGACAGAAACCAAAACCAGACTCCTTCTCCACCAAGTTCAGTTTCTCCACCAAGTTCGGTTTCTCCCCCAAGTTCAGTTTCATCAACTGCATCAGATGATGAGGTTCCCAGAAACCTTAAAGCTGCCTCAGATGATGAAGTCCCCAGAAACCTTAGAAAATCATCTCCAAAGgctgaaaatgaaacaaatggTGCACCACTCTCAGGCCATATACAGGCTTCAAACACCAAACACTATGCCAATATCGGCcaatatttgaatgaaatctaTAACAGAGAACAGATATGTGACATTTCATTCAAACTGGGCAGCATCATTTACCCGGTGCATAAGGTCGTCCTTGCTAGTCAGAGTCCGTTGTTTGAGAAGATGTTTGACAGCAAGGACTTTACTCAGCCACCTATCAGACCTAGGCAAATTAAGGTTACTGGTGTTTCAGAGAGTTCTTTGAAGGCATTCCTAAATGGCATTTATTCTGGCAATATCAATCACATGAAGCCTGATTGTCTGCATGAGGTACTTGATCTCTCACGGATGTTTGAAGTGCAGCAAATCACACAGATGTGTTTGCAGAAGATCTCCTCTCTTGGTCACCATGACATGCTGAAACTATTGCAGAAGATGAGGAGTCGTAAAGATGTTCAACTTTGTGACTTTCTAATGGATGTGATAGctaaaaattttattgagaTTAGGAACAGTTCCTCTTTCTACGATTTGGATGTGGACACAGTCTGCATGATTTTGTCTAATGATAGGCTCAATGTGAGTTCAGAGATGGACATATTTGAGAGCGCCGTAAGTTGGCTTCACCATCTTGGGGATCGAATGAAGAATCTGCAGAAAGTAATGGATACGGTTAGGTTCTCACACCTATCAAGCCAGCAATTGATGGAATGCTTCATAAAATGCCCCGCCCTTAAGCAGAGCCCCCATTGTGTGGGCTTGATCACTATGGCTAActg GGTTCAAACCTCCATCAGCCTCAATCAGCAAGACCCTCTGAATCTGGAGATTCAAGAACCTAGGAGCCTTGCCAACAGTGGAGGGAGTGTTGAGCAATATCTAAAG ACACACTGTAGCTCTGAGTTCAAGGAACCCGATGTCACTTATGACATTGTTCTAATGACGGAAGATGCTATCGAGGATTTTAATCGTCATGCCTGTTCCCGAAGTCAAAGCTGGTCCACCATTTCTGCACCTTGTATCAAGCAATACAAGGAatcaaaat GGTCTATGATGAATGACAAAGAAAAAGAGAATGACTTTAAAGTTCTGGCATGGCTGGCTGGAAAGCCAGCCAGTGGCTTTAACAATCATCCCAACCCAACTGGACTACAAAGCATGGATTGTATGATGGGGAGGAAACCAAAGCAAAAACATGTTTCCATAGTGGAGGGAAAAAGCAATGACAAACATGTCAAAAAGAAAAGGAGTAAAAGAGATCGAATGCAGGACCAGCTGCCCCTCTCTGATGGTGGCAGAGAGGATTCCAGAAAAGAGATGGTGTGGGGAGGAGACCAGTGGTACATGGTTG GTGGAGCCAGGTACAAAGATTCGGAGTGTCCCTCCCCCACCAATAAAGTATTGGTGTACTCACATGAAACCAAAGAGTGGAGACCAGTGGCTCCATTGAATGTTGCGAGGATGGAGCATTCCCTTTGTGAAGTAGATGGCTATATATTCGCTATTGGTGGAATAGGTGAAGGCAATCG CTTGCTTTCATCGGTGGAGTGTTATAATCCTAGAACCAATTGTTGGTTCTATGTGAAGGCACTCCCTGAGCCCAGGGCTGCTGCCGCTACCTCGGCTGAGGGGGGCAATGTTTGTCTGCAAGGGGGATACAGTCAAATGAATCATGGGCAGCCCTCCAGTTTTTACTATGAGAACAAAGTTAAATTGTTCTACAACATGGAAACCAATAA GTGGTTAAGAAAATACTAA